The following coding sequences lie in one Sphingobium sp. KCTC 72723 genomic window:
- a CDS encoding dicarboxylate/amino acid:cation symporter — protein sequence MLPSPSAPIQTAPRLPWYRQLYVQVLAAIALGVAIGHFFPDAGVQLKPLGEAFIKLVKMIIAPVIFLTIVTGIAGMKELGAIGRVAAKAFAYFLTFSTLALIVGLIVANVVQPGAGLNIDPATLDAGKVANYAHQAHDRTLTGFLMSIIPATMVSAVADGNILQVLFVAILFGIALTMIGDKAQPLMTVLESASHAIFKLVAILMKAAPIGAFGAMAFTIGEYGVGTLANLAGLVATFYLTSLLFVLVVLGTVARFAGFNILHLIRYLKAELLLVLGTSSSEAALPSLIEKMERAGCRKSVVGLVVPTGYSFNLDGTNIYMTLAALFIAQACNVDLTLQEQILLLLVAMISSKGAAGVTGAGFITLAATLSIVPSVPVAGMALILGVDRFMSEARALTNFVGNAVATIVVSAWENGLDRERLDAAMAGIPLDPTPDMEEVVPD from the coding sequence ATGCTGCCATCGCCATCCGCGCCGATCCAGACGGCGCCGCGCCTGCCCTGGTATCGCCAACTCTATGTCCAGGTGCTGGCCGCGATCGCGCTGGGCGTGGCGATCGGCCATTTCTTCCCCGATGCAGGGGTCCAGTTGAAGCCGCTCGGAGAGGCCTTCATCAAGCTGGTGAAGATGATCATCGCCCCGGTCATTTTCCTGACGATCGTCACTGGCATTGCGGGGATGAAGGAACTGGGCGCGATCGGCCGGGTCGCGGCCAAGGCCTTCGCCTATTTCCTGACCTTTTCCACGCTGGCGCTGATCGTCGGGCTGATCGTCGCCAATGTGGTGCAGCCGGGCGCGGGGCTGAACATCGACCCGGCAACGCTGGATGCCGGGAAGGTGGCCAATTACGCCCATCAGGCGCATGACCGCACGCTGACCGGCTTTTTGATGAGCATCATCCCCGCGACCATGGTGTCGGCGGTGGCGGACGGCAATATCCTTCAGGTGCTGTTCGTCGCCATCCTGTTCGGCATCGCGCTGACCATGATCGGGGATAAGGCGCAGCCGTTGATGACCGTGCTGGAATCGGCCAGCCATGCGATCTTCAAGCTGGTGGCGATATTGATGAAGGCCGCGCCGATCGGCGCGTTCGGGGCGATGGCCTTTACCATCGGCGAATATGGCGTCGGCACGCTCGCCAATCTGGCCGGGTTGGTCGCGACTTTCTACCTGACGTCCTTGCTGTTCGTGCTGGTGGTGCTGGGAACGGTGGCCCGGTTCGCCGGATTCAACATTCTGCACCTGATCCGCTACCTCAAGGCCGAATTGCTGCTGGTGCTGGGGACATCCTCCTCCGAAGCGGCGCTGCCCAGCCTGATCGAAAAGATGGAGCGGGCCGGGTGCCGCAAGTCGGTGGTCGGGCTGGTCGTGCCGACCGGCTACAGCTTCAATCTGGACGGCACCAATATCTATATGACGCTGGCGGCGCTGTTCATTGCGCAGGCATGCAATGTCGATCTTACCCTTCAGGAACAGATCCTGCTGCTGCTGGTCGCGATGATTTCGTCAAAGGGAGCCGCAGGCGTTACCGGCGCGGGCTTCATCACCCTGGCGGCAACTCTGTCGATCGTGCCGTCGGTGCCGGTTGCCGGCATGGCGCTGATATTGGGGGTCGATCGTTTCATGAGCGAAGCGCGGGCGCTCACCAACTTCGTGGGTAATGCGGTCGCGACGATCGTCGTTTCGGCATGGGAAAATGGGCTGGACCGCGAACGACTCGACGCAGCGATGGCGGGCATCCCGCTCGATCCGACGCCCGATATGGAAGAAGTCGTGCCGGACTGA
- the cpdR gene encoding cell cycle two-component system response regulator CpdR: MMRILLAEDDESMRTYLARALERSGYEVVAVATGTDALPHIESDRFDLLLTDIVMPEMDGIELAQHAASVAPDMRIMFITGFAAVTLKAGKAVPQAKVLSKPFHLRDLVLEVERMFGSESLTGLN; the protein is encoded by the coding sequence ATGATGCGCATTTTGTTGGCCGAAGATGATGAAAGTATGCGCACCTATCTGGCCCGTGCGCTGGAACGGTCGGGCTATGAAGTGGTGGCGGTCGCAACAGGCACCGACGCCCTGCCCCATATCGAATCGGATCGGTTCGACCTGTTGCTGACCGACATCGTCATGCCCGAAATGGATGGCATCGAACTGGCGCAGCACGCCGCGTCGGTGGCACCGGACATGCGCATCATGTTCATCACCGGCTTTGCCGCCGTGACGCTGAAAGCGGGCAAGGCCGTGCCGCAGGCGAAGGTGTTGTCCAAGCCCTTCCACCTGCGCGACCTGGTGCTGGAAGTCGAACGCATGTTCGGCAGCGAAAGCCTGACCGGGCTGAACTGA
- a CDS encoding N-formylglutamate amidohydrolase, protein MDHPAPRPPVLSEPGFDLYGPLSPDRPVILSVPHAGRDYPPALLAQARVRPQQLARLEDRWVDLIAHPLIARGYSVLVARAPRAMIDLNRHEREIDPAMVTGIPRDIALHSSTKLRGGLGLIPRRLPGAPELWRGPLSWVEVQRRVEGLHRPYHAMLARLMGAAREAHGHAILLDLHSMPPLPPPAAGLPAPGVVLGDRFGRSAATRLVTLAADVAAGHDILAAQNHPYSGDHLIDRHGRPERGMHAIQLEIDRALYLDATLDRPGPGMARIRALVAAMVEALAVEMPGAHYALAAE, encoded by the coding sequence TTGGATCATCCTGCGCCGCGCCCTCCTGTGCTGAGCGAGCCGGGCTTCGACCTCTATGGTCCCTTGTCGCCTGATCGTCCCGTCATTCTTTCCGTCCCCCATGCCGGGCGCGATTATCCGCCCGCATTGCTGGCGCAGGCGCGGGTGCGACCACAGCAACTGGCGCGGCTGGAGGATCGCTGGGTAGACCTTATCGCCCATCCGTTGATTGCACGGGGATATAGCGTGCTGGTGGCACGCGCGCCGCGCGCGATGATCGACCTCAACCGGCATGAGCGCGAAATCGATCCGGCGATGGTGACGGGCATACCGCGCGACATCGCCCTGCACAGCAGCACCAAGTTGCGCGGTGGATTGGGCCTTATCCCCCGCCGTTTGCCCGGTGCGCCCGAATTGTGGCGCGGGCCTTTGTCCTGGGTGGAGGTGCAGCGGCGCGTCGAGGGGCTGCACCGGCCCTATCATGCGATGCTGGCGCGGTTGATGGGGGCAGCGCGGGAGGCGCACGGCCATGCGATCCTGCTCGACCTCCATTCGATGCCGCCCTTGCCGCCGCCCGCCGCCGGGCTGCCTGCGCCGGGGGTTGTGCTGGGCGATCGATTCGGGCGGAGTGCTGCGACGCGGCTGGTGACGCTGGCTGCCGATGTGGCGGCGGGGCATGATATTCTCGCCGCGCAAAATCATCCCTATTCAGGCGACCATCTGATCGACCGGCATGGCCGGCCGGAACGGGGAATGCACGCCATCCAACTGGAGATCGACCGGGCGCTCTATCTGGATGCGACGCTGGACCGGCCGGGACCGGGCATGGCGCGCATCCGCGCGCTGGTCGCCGCGATGGTGGAAGCGCTGGCGGTCGAGATGCCCGGCGCACATTATGCGCTGGCGGCCGAGTAA